The genomic region CTATCGCATGCAGCGGCTGAACATCGGAACCGACGAAGACGAGGACGAGGACAAGGGCGCGCCCGCAGGCAAGGAGGGAGGAGCCTGATGATTCTGTTATCCCTTACAGCCGGAGTTCCGGGCGCGGGCGCCAGTCTTGTGATCGGCGCCATTGTGCTTGTGGTCGTGGCCGTCCTGGTCTGGGCGGTTGCCTTTCGCAAACCCGAAGATGAAACGCGCCACCGCAAACATCATTGGCGCCGAACGCGATCGGGAAAGGCTCGCGACGGGGAATCATCCTCCAAAGGCTGGTTCAGCTCGAAACGCCGCAAACGGCGGCGCAAGGATCGCCCGTTGAATCCCACGCTGGCTGAAACCGGCGGGTTGCCGCCGAAACGCGCGGATGACGCAGAGGCACCTCCTCCCTGATGCAGCAGAGCCGGAACATCACGCAGAAGAGCGCGTCCAATCTTGCACTCGCGTTCATTCTCTTGCCGCGTCCCAAGCGCGACGCGATGTCGGCGCTCTATGCGTTCTGCCGCGAAGTCGATGACGTGGCGGATGAGGAAAGCGTTCCAACCGAAACACGGCGTGAACGGCTGGCAGCCTGGCGCCGCGACATTCACCTCGCATGCACGGGACGCCGGCCGGAGTTTTTGGTGAACCAGGAGTTCCAGCCGGTGATCCGCCAGTTCGGGCTTCCGTTCGAATTGTTCGACGAATTGATCAAAGGTTGCGAGATGGATCTCGATACCAAGCGGTATGGCACATGGGAACAGCTGGAGCTTTATTGCTACCGCGTGGCATCGGCCGTCGGATTGCTCAGCATTGAAATCTTTGGTTATCGCCATCCAGCCTGCCGCGATTACGCGATTCATTTGGGCAAGGCACTGCAGCTGACGAATATTCTGCGCGATGTGCGGACCGACGCTGAGCGCGGGCGGATTTACATTCCTGAATGCGAGCTTAACCGGTTCAACGTGCGGGAAGAGGAGATCCTTCAATTTCAATATTCACCACGCTTTGCGGCGCTCGCGCGGAGTGTCGCCGGCCGTGCTCGGCATTTCTACACCCTCGCGCGCGAAACACTTCCGGAGGAGGATCGCAAGGCAATGGTGGCGGCGGAGTTGATGGGCGATGTTTACTGGCGCCTGCTGCAGAAACTGGAACGGCAGGATTTCCAGGTGCTCGGCCCTCGGTTAACGCGCCTGACCCGCGCACAGAAGCTTCTCCTCATATTTCGCTCCTGGATCCGTTTCTTTGCGGGAAGCATGTCGCCAAGCTATGGCGCGCACTGAGGAAATTCCCGATTTGAGGTTTGGGATTTTCGAACCGAGGTTTGGGCCATGACGCGACGGCTCATAGTGAATGCCGATGATTTTGGCCGGTCACGCTCGATCAATGAGGCCGTGATCCGGGCGCATCGCGAAGGCATTCTCACCTCTGCCAGCCTCATGATGAACGAGGAGGCGTGCGAGGAGGCGGTAGAACTCGCGCGGCAGAACCCGCGCCTGGGAGTTGGCCTGCACCTGACGCTGCTCTGCGGCCATTCCGCGATCTCGCCAGCGCGCATTTCAGGCCTTGTGAACGCGCGAGGGGAATTCAGCGAAAAACCCGCAACCTCGGGAATGCGGTACTATCTGAACCGGGGCTTGCGCAGCCAGTTGCGCGATGAGGTGCATGAACAGTTCGAACGCTTTCGCAGGACCGGCCTGGAACTGGATCACGTGAACGGGCACCTCCACATGCACATGCATCCCGTGGTGTTCCGCATCCTGATGGATGATTGGGAAACGCTTGGATTTAAACGCGCCCGCCTGACACGCGACCGTTTCTGGCTCAATTGCAGGCTGGACGGCGGGCGCTGGTTTTATCGGACATCGCACGCGTTCATTTACCAGATGCTTTCGTACGGGTGTGGTGCCGCCTATCGACGCCGCGGGGTCCGCCACACGCAGCACGTGTTTGGCCTCATGCAGGATTCTCATGTGGATGAAGCGTATGTCTCGAAGCTTCTGCCACGATTGCCCGGCGGGGATTCAGAACTTTACTCTCATCCATCGCTCGACAAGTTTAAGCACGAGTTCGATGCCCTGGTCAGTCCGCGGGTGATCGACCTGGTGAAACGGCTGGGCATCCGCCTGATCCGCTACCAGGATCTTTAATCGTGCGATTTTATGCTGAAGCTACTGACAATTCTGCTGATTGGGCTGGCCTTTGAATCCGCGGGCGTGGTGTTGCTGAAGAAGGGAATGCTGCAGATCGGCGAAGTCGACAAGGTCACGGTCTCCGAAGTGGTGCGGATTCTCAAGGCCGGCGCAACGAGTCCGCAGATCCTGTTGGGAATCCTCTGTGAAGCCATCTTCTTTGCGTGCCTGCTCGTGCTGATGTCGAAGAGCGATATCAGCTTCCTGTGGCCGTTGACGGGCTTGAGCTTTGTGTTCGCGACTTTCGCCGCGTGGCTGTTTCTTGGGGAACACGTTTCGTCCATGCGTTGGATGGGTGTGGTCCTGATCGTGATTGGCGCGGGCTTCATCAGCTACAGCGAAAAGGCCGTGGAAAAAAAAGCGAAGGCGCTTGTGGGCGCGCCGGCGTCAGACTCCCGCGCTTCTCAATGAGCCGAGAACGCCATTGAGGGCGTCAGCGAGGCGCCGGGCCGCGAGGCGGGTGTTGCGTTGAAGTTCCATCAGGCGAGGCACGGACCGCGGAGACTTCATCAAGGCCAGGGCGAGGCGCGGGATGGAAATCTTCTGGTCGGCTGTCAGGAGCGCGTTGAAGTCGAGCGGCATATCTTCCGCTGCCGTGTCCGACACTGCGCGCAAAGTGGCGCTCGGAATGGCCGCGTCACGACAGACGGTGCGAATGACTGCTGATTCCATTTCGACGGCGTCGCAGCCTGTGGTGCGGCGAAGTTCTTTCTTTTCCTCGACGGACACGGCGACACGCGTTGAACAATGAAACGTGGCGGTTCGGGCGCCGTGTCGTGTGAAGAGATCAGCCAGCCCCGAATCGAAATCGGCATCGAACAGCAGATCGCCCACTTTCAGCTGCGGGTCGAGCGCACCTGCGAAGCCGCACGTGATCACGCGTTCAGGCCGCAGCGTGCGGAGCGTTTGCTGCAGTCGCGTGCTGGTGTTCCTGCGTCCCATTCCGGTGATCAGCACGCGGCTTCCTCCCGCGATCCGCTGCGGCGTGAAGAAGGCGGCCTCCTCCTTAACCGCGAAACAGATCAGGAGCGCCACCGCGTCAGGGGGGGACCCGCAGTTCATTTGATTCCGGCGAGCCGATCGCGCCAAATCTGGAACAATTGCACCGTTGCTTTCACATCACGCAGGCAATACTCGGCGATGTCGCGATAACGCCCTTCAGCAAGCAGCGTGTTCACATCCATGCCGGTGACTCCATGGCTTTTCGGCGATTCAATGCCGAACGCCTTGCAGTAGAAATCGAGATTGAAGCGGCGGCCCGTGCCTTCGCGCCCGCTGACGCCATAAAATGTCAATTGTTCGGCAAGATCGCAGTGCGGATCGGTTTGATAGCGGTATCCCAGCCAGTCTTTTCGCGAGATGGGAACATTGAGCAGCGCAGAGCGAAGATACAGGAAGGGAACATCAAAGCCGCGTCCGTTGAACGTGACGATCGATTCATAATGGCGCGCGACGTCCCAGAAAGCCGTCAGCAATTCCAGTTCGTCAACGCAGGGAACGAACTCCACAGAACCCGTTTCAGCGGAGGGTTCCTCCTCAAAATCTTCCGCCGTGAACAAGACCTGGCCGCGCTGTGTGTCGGCGTTGAGCATGGCGATGCAAACAACCTGCGCGGTGAAGGGCCAGAGATTGAACTGCTGCAGAAGTTCGGCGCGACGGACGCCGCGCGCGGTTTCATCGGGAATCTTCCCCGCGTCACGAAACAGGTATTCCTGTTGGGTTTCGTCGAATTGCTCGAGGGGAAGGGCGGACGTTTCGATGTCGAATACCAGTTTTGCCATGGAAATGGGAACCGGGATGTGAGAGCCAGGATGGGAAACCTGTCATGCGGCCCAGGTTTTCCATCCTGGTGTATGCGGAGGTTGTTACTTCTTCTTCTTAACTGCTTTCTTTTTCGCTTTCTTCTTAGCGGCCACTGTACTCACCTCCGATCCGGTGTTTGGGGTTGCGCGGATTGATCATGAAAGCGCTTTGCAAATTTGATTCTCGCTGTTTGTAGGAGAAACATGCGCCCACTGGCAAACTTTTTCTTCGCAGAGTTTATAATGCTCACACATGTTGCGCGCGAATAATCATCGCGACATTTGCTCGCGCGTGATCGTCGCAATGCTTTCGCACATCGAGCTCAATGCCGATTCCATTGAGCGCAATTGATGTCGCAGATTTTTTGCAGAATCGTTGAGCGCAAAAAAAAACCGCTGCCGATTGCGGCAGCGGTCATGCAAAATAAAATGTTCACGCACCGAACTTGTCGAACATCTTCGCGTTCGCCTGCATGTGACGAATCAGAAATTTCGCTTCGAAGACTCCAAGTGATCCGATATTCGCTCCGGTTTCAGTGAAGCGTTCGAGCTTGTCGGAGCCGCTGATCGCGGAACGCAGCAACACGGGTTGCGGATGCCACGAATGACCCTTGAGCGCGCACGGCGTGGAGTGATCGCCTGTGATCGCGAGTACGGTGGGCATCTTCTGCAGCAACACCGGCAACGCTGCGTCGAGTTCCTCGATCGCCTTTTTCTTCGCTTCGAAATTTCCGTCCTCACCCGCTTTGTCCGTGTATTTGAAGTGGATGAAGAAGAAGTCGTAGTTGTCGTATTCAGCAACGTAACGTTCAAACTGTTCGCGGATCGTTTGCGGGCCTTCAATCTTTGTCATCCCCACCAGCTGTGAAAGGCCCTTGTACATCGGGTAAACCGCAAGGGCTGCCGGCTTCAACAGGTAGCGATCTTCAAAGAGCGGGATTTCCGGCTGATGCGCGATGCCGCGCATGAGAAACCCGTTTGCGGGCTTTTCCTTCGCGATGACAGGCAGCGCCGCCTTGTAGAAGTCTGCGATCAACTTCGCCATCTTCTTTTGCCCCGCGTTCCTGGCATCGCGCGGCTTCACTGCAGGAATCGCGAATCCTTCGCGGTTTGGATCCGCGTCGGTGAGTGGCCCTTCCAGGCCCTTGCCACGGAACACGACGACGAATCGATGCTCCTTGCCCGGTTTGATGATCACTTGTGTGTCACCAATCTTTTTGATTTTCGCGGAAAGCATCGCGCAGAGCTTCTCGCACGTTTCGGTGGGAATGCGGCCGGCACGCCGGTCCGTCACGATTCCTTTCGGATCCAGCGTCGCAAAATTGGCGCGTGCGCAGACGTCGCCTGGCTTCAACTCGACGCCGAGGCCCAATGCTTCGATGACTCCGCGTCCAACCTGGAACTCGAGGGGATCGTAACCAAACAATCCAAGGTGGCCAGGTCCGCTGCCGGGCGTAATCCCCGGGGCAACTGGAATCATGCGGCCCTGTGCTGCGTCCTTGGCGAGCTGGTCGAGGTTTGGCGTCAAGGCAGCCTCAAGAGGCGTGAGAAAACTCTGCTCGCGCGTTGCGATGTCGCCGAGCCCATCCAGCACGAGGAGCACCAGCTTGGCGCCAGTTTTCAGTGTCAGTTCCGAGTAAAGAGAATCCAATTTCATGTTCAGTATTTGTTCAAAGCCGGGTGTGCGTGTGCGAAAGCCGCTGTACGCGCGGGGCAGAGTCTCGAATAACAAGCCGGGACCGTCAACGGCATTTCCGACGCATTCATTGCGGTGGGCGCGATATAAATCGGTGAGCTTCCACGCGTACCGATAGGGAGCAAATCCTGCCGAGTGGATTCGGCTCGTCGCTTCACTTTCGGTGCCGCGATGGCTTCCGCTATCCGAGGTTGTGCGGCGGTGTGACAAAAATGTCCGAAAACTGGACGCAACGTTGCTGTCGTGACGTTATCCACTATCATTCAAGGAGTTGGCATTGCGGGCGCTTCGCCGATGCAACAATGAAGCCGTTTCGGGAACCAGTACGCTTTATCTCTTTGCAAGAGGAGGTCGCAGGCGTTCTGTTTCTGCCTCCAGAGCCCGCGCCGGCACCCGTGCTGGTAGTCTGCCATGGGGCGGGCGAGTTCAAGGAGAACCATTTCGAAATGTGTGAACTTCTCGCAGGCCGCGGGGTGGCGTGCCTCGCAATCGACATGCACGGTCATGGCGAAAGCGGCGGCAAACGGTTTCACGTCAGCATGACTGAGTGGGTCGCAGACATCCGCGCAGCAATCGATTTCCTCGCTCGCCATCCCAGGGTGGACCCAAATCGAATTGCTGCCTTCGGCCTCTCATCGGGGGGAACTGCCGTTCTCGAAGCGGCTGTCGTCGACCGCCGCTTGCGGGTTCTGGTGACACTGGATCCCACGGTGTACGATTCTTTGCCGCTCTTCACCGGCATGTTCTTGCGATCGCTCGATTTTCTCGGACGCGTGAAGAAGCGCTTTACTAATGACGACTTGCGCGTGTCGCTCCTGCGGTTCGGCGGAAAATCGCGGATGGTTTCGGATCCCGAGATTGAACGGCGATTGCGTGCGGATGCGCGTGCCCGGGAGGCGTTCGAGGCGTTTCCTTTTCCCGGAGGATCGGAGGCGTTTTTTGTGGATACGATCGAGCGAGTGGACTCGATAACCGCGCCAACCTTGATCCTGTGGGGCGCGGAGGACAAGTTGGATCCTCCGTCAACGGGGCAGCGTCTTTTCGAGGCGTTGCGCAGCAGGAAGTCGCTGAACATCATTCCGGGAAATGGGCACGCTGGCCATTTGGATCGGAACCGAAGCCGGATTTTTGCGCTTACATTTGAGTGGTTGTCGGACAACCTTTGCGGGTGAGGTGAATGTTCCAGATGAATGCACGAACGATTGAAGGCGGTGAAGCAAAGGCGCTCGGCCAAAAGGAAAAGTGGGATCTGCTCTCGCCGCACCTGAAGCAGCATGGCCGGGAGGCCCTGGCCTACGCCACTCTGCAGTCGGGCCTGGAATACTTTATCGACGAATGCGGGTACATTGCGTTCACGACTGTCAAGCACCCGGTGTTCGCGCGGAAACCGCGGAAGATCTGCTTTTCAGATCCGGTTTGCGCGTTGGAGGATTATCCACGAATCATCAGGCGCTTCCTTCAAGCTCATCCGCGCGCGGC from Verrucomicrobiia bacterium harbors:
- the hpnD gene encoding presqualene diphosphate synthase HpnD, yielding MQQSRNITQKSASNLALAFILLPRPKRDAMSALYAFCREVDDVADEESVPTETRRERLAAWRRDIHLACTGRRPEFLVNQEFQPVIRQFGLPFELFDELIKGCEMDLDTKRYGTWEQLELYCYRVASAVGLLSIEIFGYRHPACRDYAIHLGKALQLTNILRDVRTDAERGRIYIPECELNRFNVREEEILQFQYSPRFAALARSVAGRARHFYTLARETLPEEDRKAMVAAELMGDVYWRLLQKLERQDFQVLGPRLTRLTRAQKLLLIFRSWIRFFAGSMSPSYGAH
- the hpnK gene encoding hopanoid biosynthesis-associated protein HpnK — translated: MTRRLIVNADDFGRSRSINEAVIRAHREGILTSASLMMNEEACEEAVELARQNPRLGVGLHLTLLCGHSAISPARISGLVNARGEFSEKPATSGMRYYLNRGLRSQLRDEVHEQFERFRRTGLELDHVNGHLHMHMHPVVFRILMDDWETLGFKRARLTRDRFWLNCRLDGGRWFYRTSHAFIYQMLSYGCGAAYRRRGVRHTQHVFGLMQDSHVDEAYVSKLLPRLPGGDSELYSHPSLDKFKHEFDALVSPRVIDLVKRLGIRLIRYQDL
- a CDS encoding EamA family transporter, encoding MLKLLTILLIGLAFESAGVVLLKKGMLQIGEVDKVTVSEVVRILKAGATSPQILLGILCEAIFFACLLVLMSKSDISFLWPLTGLSFVFATFAAWLFLGEHVSSMRWMGVVLIVIGAGFISYSEKAVEKKAKALVGAPASDSRASQ
- a CDS encoding ribonuclease H-like domain-containing protein; the protein is MAKLVFDIETSALPLEQFDETQQEYLFRDAGKIPDETARGVRRAELLQQFNLWPFTAQVVCIAMLNADTQRGQVLFTAEDFEEEPSAETGSVEFVPCVDELELLTAFWDVARHYESIVTFNGRGFDVPFLYLRSALLNVPISRKDWLGYRYQTDPHCDLAEQLTFYGVSGREGTGRRFNLDFYCKAFGIESPKSHGVTGMDVNTLLAEGRYRDIAEYCLRDVKATVQLFQIWRDRLAGIK
- a CDS encoding 2,3-bisphosphoglycerate-independent phosphoglycerate mutase, whose protein sequence is MKLDSLYSELTLKTGAKLVLLVLDGLGDIATREQSFLTPLEAALTPNLDQLAKDAAQGRMIPVAPGITPGSGPGHLGLFGYDPLEFQVGRGVIEALGLGVELKPGDVCARANFATLDPKGIVTDRRAGRIPTETCEKLCAMLSAKIKKIGDTQVIIKPGKEHRFVVVFRGKGLEGPLTDADPNREGFAIPAVKPRDARNAGQKKMAKLIADFYKAALPVIAKEKPANGFLMRGIAHQPEIPLFEDRYLLKPAALAVYPMYKGLSQLVGMTKIEGPQTIREQFERYVAEYDNYDFFFIHFKYTDKAGEDGNFEAKKKAIEELDAALPVLLQKMPTVLAITGDHSTPCALKGHSWHPQPVLLRSAISGSDKLERFTETGANIGSLGVFEAKFLIRHMQANAKMFDKFGA
- a CDS encoding alpha/beta fold hydrolase, producing MKPFREPVRFISLQEEVAGVLFLPPEPAPAPVLVVCHGAGEFKENHFEMCELLAGRGVACLAIDMHGHGESGGKRFHVSMTEWVADIRAAIDFLARHPRVDPNRIAAFGLSSGGTAVLEAAVVDRRLRVLVTLDPTVYDSLPLFTGMFLRSLDFLGRVKKRFTNDDLRVSLLRFGGKSRMVSDPEIERRLRADARAREAFEAFPFPGGSEAFFVDTIERVDSITAPTLILWGAEDKLDPPSTGQRLFEALRSRKSLNIIPGNGHAGHLDRNRSRIFALTFEWLSDNLCG